Proteins from a single region of Hordeum vulgare subsp. vulgare chromosome 6H, MorexV3_pseudomolecules_assembly, whole genome shotgun sequence:
- the LOC123405064 gene encoding molybdopterin synthase catalytic subunit-like, translating to MVGDEAPTTEAACQDLVEILDEGSGRLDMGRYVDHVRDLSVGAIATFEGTTRDHFDGRRVVELRYEAYGSTARLRLEAILCEARAAHALCRLAVAHRLGTVPVGEASVFVAHRLGTVPVGEASVFVAATGSGSGSERRWLGLAALVSGGEGTRG from the coding sequence ATGGTCGGCGACGAGGCCCCGACAACGGAGGCGGCGTGCCAGGACCTGGTCGAGATCCTGGACGAGGGATCGGGCCGGCTGGACATGGGCAGGTACGTGGACCACGTCCGCGACCTGTCGGTGGGCGCCATCGCCACCTTCGAGGGCACCACGCGGGACCACTTCGACGGGAGACGCGTGGTGGAGCTCCGCTACGAGGCGTACGGGTCAACGGCGCGGCTCCGGCTCGAGGCCATCCTCTGCGAGGCCCGCGCCGCCCACGCGTTGTGCCGGCTGGCCGTGGCGCACCGCCTCGGGACGGTCCCCGTCGGTGAGGCCAGCGTGTTCGTGGCGCACCGCCTCGGGACGGTCCCCGTCGGTGAGGCCAGCGTGTTCGTGGCGGCCACCGGATCTGGATCTGGATCAGAGAGGAGATGGTTGGGGCTGGCGGCTCTAGTGAGTGGGGGAGAAGGGACGAGAGGATAG